From the Candidatus Nomurabacteria bacterium genome, one window contains:
- a CDS encoding polyribonucleotide nucleotidyltransferase: MHKKEYKLNIAGREIVAIFSDLADQAHGSVMLKCEDTVVLATAVMGKDGKNNPGFFNLTVEYLEKFYASGQILGSQFTRREGKPSDKAILASRVIDRTIRPLFSHHIKNAVQVIVTVIAVGKSDPTILGVNAASLAIATSDIPWRGPVGCVHIGKPKGTEDVGVDLYIAPDGDNKYDLDLTVCGRDAHVTMIEAMASEVSETELGNALDLAMKHITEIESFQKKIVSEIGKEKKFFSEPVVPQEIVDMFHNQIEDKMEASLFNKDSKRTIHELEDTWIKILDEKYGSADENKDVVSIAKDYFSDKVDQELHDGAINKNKRADGRGMDEVRPLFCEAGGVSSVLHGTGIFYRGETHVLSVLTLGGPDDAFVQDGMEVKGEKRFMHHYNFPPYSAGETGRLGGINRREMGHGFLAEKALTPVIPNKIDFPYTIRVVSESMASNGSTSQASICASSIALMDGGVPISSPVAGIAMGLMLSAEDSTKYKILTDIQGPEDHYGDMDFKVAGTKNGITAIQLDIKLDGVPVKILKESLTQSRAAHKTILEEINRTIEKPRSDISPNAPKILVTKIKPDQIGMVIGGGGKTVNKIREDTGAEITIEDDGTVFLTGKNGAAEKARDIVEAMTHEYVVGEAFTAKVIKIIEVGAIVSFNNGGGEGLVHISEIAPFRVSRVTDVLKEDMEVPVKVVGVDKERGRISLSIKEADRNFIKNPYPPVEPKKE, from the coding sequence ATGCACAAAAAGGAATACAAATTGAATATTGCAGGCAGGGAAATCGTAGCAATATTCTCCGATTTGGCTGACCAAGCACATGGTTCAGTCATGCTCAAATGCGAAGACACGGTCGTGCTTGCTACAGCAGTCATGGGTAAAGATGGCAAAAATAATCCAGGATTCTTCAATCTCACAGTTGAGTACCTAGAGAAGTTCTATGCGTCTGGGCAAATTCTTGGAAGCCAATTTACTCGTCGCGAAGGCAAACCTTCAGATAAGGCGATACTTGCGTCACGTGTTATAGATAGAACTATTAGACCGCTTTTTTCTCATCATATTAAAAATGCAGTTCAAGTAATCGTAACAGTTATTGCGGTTGGAAAATCAGACCCAACAATACTTGGAGTAAATGCGGCCTCACTAGCAATAGCCACTTCTGATATACCATGGCGTGGACCTGTGGGATGTGTGCACATTGGAAAACCAAAAGGAACAGAGGATGTGGGGGTTGATCTATATATCGCACCAGATGGAGACAATAAATATGATCTTGATCTAACTGTATGTGGTAGAGATGCTCATGTAACAATGATTGAGGCAATGGCAAGTGAGGTTAGTGAAACAGAGCTTGGGAATGCACTTGATTTAGCAATGAAGCATATAACAGAAATTGAATCTTTCCAGAAAAAAATTGTTTCTGAGATCGGCAAAGAGAAGAAGTTTTTTTCTGAACCAGTTGTTCCACAAGAAATAGTAGATATGTTTCACAACCAAATAGAAGACAAGATGGAGGCAAGCTTGTTCAACAAAGATAGCAAAAGGACAATTCACGAACTTGAAGACACTTGGATAAAAATACTCGATGAAAAATACGGAAGCGCTGATGAAAATAAGGATGTTGTATCAATAGCAAAAGACTATTTTTCTGACAAAGTAGACCAGGAGTTGCATGATGGTGCAATCAACAAAAATAAACGCGCTGATGGAAGAGGTATGGATGAAGTTAGACCCCTATTCTGTGAAGCAGGAGGTGTATCAAGTGTGTTACACGGAACAGGAATATTTTACAGAGGAGAAACTCATGTACTTTCAGTGTTAACACTGGGGGGACCAGACGATGCTTTCGTTCAAGATGGAATGGAAGTAAAAGGTGAAAAACGTTTCATGCATCATTACAATTTTCCTCCATATTCAGCCGGTGAAACAGGTAGATTGGGTGGAATCAATCGTCGTGAAATGGGTCATGGTTTTTTAGCAGAAAAAGCACTCACTCCTGTTATTCCAAATAAAATAGACTTTCCATATACAATACGTGTTGTTTCTGAATCTATGGCGTCAAATGGATCAACATCACAGGCCTCAATTTGTGCATCTTCGATAGCGCTGATGGATGGAGGTGTTCCGATATCTTCTCCTGTTGCTGGTATAGCAATGGGATTGATGCTATCTGCAGAAGACAGCACTAAGTACAAAATACTTACTGATATTCAAGGACCCGAGGATCATTATGGAGACATGGATTTCAAGGTTGCTGGTACAAAAAATGGAATAACAGCAATACAGCTTGATATAAAATTGGATGGAGTTCCAGTAAAAATATTGAAGGAATCTCTAACTCAATCAAGGGCTGCTCACAAAACAATACTTGAAGAAATAAACAGAACAATTGAAAAACCTAGATCTGATATTTCACCAAATGCCCCAAAGATTCTCGTAACAAAAATAAAGCCAGATCAAATAGGTATGGTTATTGGAGGAGGTGGTAAAACAGTTAATAAGATCCGCGAAGATACTGGAGCTGAAATAACCATTGAAGACGACGGAACAGTTTTCTTAACAGGAAAAAATGGTGCCGCAGAAAAAGCGAGAGATATAGTAGAAGCGATGACGCACGAATATGTGGTCGGAGAAGCATTCACAGCTAAGGTAATAAAAATAATAGAAGTAGGTGCAATAGTTTCATTCAATAATGGCGGAGGTGAAGGATTGGTACACATATCAGAAATAGCCCCATTTAGAGTAAGCAGGGTAACTGATGTTTTGAAAGAAGATATGGAGGTTCCAGTTAAGGTTGTGGGAGTGGATAAGGAAAGAGGAAGAATAAGCTTATCTATAAAAGAAGCTGATAGAAATTTTATAAAAAACCCATATCCTCCTGTTGAACCTAAAAAAGAATAA
- a CDS encoding YifB family Mg chelatase-like AAA ATPase, whose protein sequence is MSFARVYTAQINLLKGQLVNVEVDISSGLHAFSIVGLPDKAVEEARDRVSSAIKNSGFTSPKSKNQKIVVSLSPADTKKEGSFFDVAISLGYLLASEDISFNVDKKIFLGELSLNGDVLPIRGVLPLVMLAKSEGFEELYVPKENAKEAALIEGIDIYGVSTLKELITHLTDKNVSIIKEPITPIEDINDESSVDLADIKGQESAKRGLEIAASGGHNIAMYGPPGTGKTMLARAFRSLLPSLSKNEALEITSIYSIAGNLKTPVITKAPFRSPHHTSSYVSVIGGGATPKPGEVTLSHRGVLFLDEFPEFDKRVIESLRQPLEDNFVSISRAKGTAIFPSNFILIAAMNPCPCGFRGSKNKECVCTAGDIARYQRKLSGPIMDRIDIWVEVGSIEYDKLNSKNDLSENTESVRNRVEKAYKKQFVRFSGENEKINRNSDMGAKDISKYISLEKDVEGILNQAASKLNLSARAYHRVLKLARTIADLDDSEKIDSKHILEAIQYRPRIT, encoded by the coding sequence ATGTCCTTTGCGCGTGTATATACAGCACAAATAAATCTACTAAAAGGTCAGCTTGTAAATGTAGAAGTTGATATTTCAAGTGGCTTACATGCTTTTTCAATTGTAGGACTACCTGACAAGGCAGTCGAAGAAGCTAGAGACAGAGTAAGTTCTGCTATAAAAAACTCTGGTTTTACATCTCCTAAAAGCAAAAATCAAAAAATTGTCGTTTCTCTTTCTCCTGCAGATACAAAGAAAGAGGGCTCTTTTTTTGATGTTGCTATATCTCTTGGATATCTTTTGGCGAGTGAGGATATATCATTTAATGTTGATAAAAAAATATTTCTAGGAGAATTATCTTTAAATGGGGATGTTTTACCTATTAGAGGTGTTTTACCTTTGGTTATGTTGGCCAAATCTGAAGGTTTTGAAGAGCTTTATGTTCCAAAAGAAAATGCAAAAGAAGCAGCTCTAATAGAAGGTATTGATATTTATGGGGTTTCTACATTGAAAGAACTGATTACACACCTTACAGATAAAAACGTATCCATAATAAAAGAACCTATTACTCCGATAGAGGATATAAATGATGAATCTTCTGTTGATCTTGCAGATATAAAAGGTCAAGAAAGTGCGAAAAGAGGACTGGAGATTGCAGCTAGTGGAGGGCACAATATAGCTATGTATGGACCACCAGGAACCGGAAAAACAATGCTTGCCAGAGCTTTTAGATCATTATTACCGAGTCTTTCAAAAAACGAAGCACTAGAAATAACTAGCATATATTCAATTGCAGGAAATCTAAAAACACCTGTTATAACAAAAGCCCCTTTTAGATCACCTCACCACACATCTTCTTATGTTTCAGTTATTGGTGGGGGAGCTACACCTAAACCAGGCGAAGTAACACTGTCACACAGAGGGGTTCTTTTTTTGGATGAATTTCCAGAGTTTGATAAAAGAGTCATAGAATCATTGAGACAGCCACTTGAAGATAATTTTGTTTCAATATCTAGAGCAAAAGGAACCGCTATTTTCCCTTCAAATTTTATACTTATTGCAGCAATGAATCCTTGCCCTTGTGGTTTCAGAGGATCAAAAAATAAAGAGTGTGTTTGCACGGCGGGGGATATAGCCAGGTATCAAAGAAAATTATCTGGACCAATAATGGATCGTATTGATATTTGGGTTGAAGTTGGAAGTATTGAATACGATAAATTAAATAGTAAAAATGATTTATCCGAAAATACAGAATCTGTTCGTAATAGGGTAGAAAAAGCTTATAAAAAGCAGTTTGTTAGGTTTAGTGGGGAGAATGAAAAGATAAACAGAAATTCTGACATGGGAGCTAAGGATATATCAAAATATATTTCTTTAGAAAAAGATGTTGAGGGTATTTTAAATCAAGCGGCAAGTAAATTAAATTTATCCGCCCGCGCGTATCACAGGGTTTTAAAACTTGCTCGTACTATTGCAGATTTAGATGATAGTGAAAAAATTGATAGTAAACATATATTAGAAGCGATACAATATCGCCCAAGAATAACATAA
- a CDS encoding NYN domain-containing protein, protein MAVIKHLEQRVAVFIDTQNLYHSAKNLYKARVNFGAILKDAVGGRKLVRAIAYVINTEAGDEKNFFDALTKMGIETKTKDLQIFVDGAKKGDWDVGLAVDAITMATKLDAVIIVSGDGDYVPLVEYLQIHSGVQVEVVSFGKSSSMKLKEAVDDFMDLSENPRKYLIGSLGRQRR, encoded by the coding sequence ATGGCAGTTATTAAACACTTAGAACAGCGCGTAGCAGTATTTATTGATACGCAAAATTTATATCATAGTGCAAAAAATTTATACAAAGCACGTGTAAACTTCGGTGCAATATTAAAAGACGCAGTAGGAGGTCGCAAGCTTGTGCGCGCAATTGCATATGTAATTAACACAGAAGCAGGGGACGAGAAAAATTTCTTTGACGCACTTACTAAAATGGGCATTGAGACAAAAACCAAAGATCTCCAGATATTCGTTGATGGTGCTAAAAAGGGCGACTGGGACGTGGGCCTTGCAGTAGATGCAATCACTATGGCTACAAAACTTGATGCAGTGATAATCGTATCTGGTGATGGAGACTATGTACCACTTGTAGAATATCTACAGATACACTCTGGTGTACAGGTAGAAGTTGTATCATTTGGTAAATCATCTTCAATGAAACTAAAGGAAGCAGTAGACGACTTTATGGATCTATCAGAAAACCCAAGAAAATATCTTATCGGAAGTCTAGGAAGACAGAGAAGATAA
- a CDS encoding class I SAM-dependent methyltransferase, whose translation MDYKTQKEYFERAYRTGSDIWTHTPYDLKGKDLTPYLPPNAMILDLGSGRGRFPFELVNLGFRVIGLEYVKEIVDKNNEEIKINKISDKIRFIEGDVLDVPFADNSFDGVVDFGLLQHLDRSDWLTYMQESLRVLKSGGYFLLVLLSKETEQYLTWNPKKDLNGDFENEGVLYHFFTLDELIKLFGDNATLEHQKIDYIKDKENLAYIVTLFRKK comes from the coding sequence ATGGACTATAAAACACAAAAAGAATATTTCGAGCGTGCGTATCGAACTGGTAGCGATATCTGGACTCACACCCCATATGATTTAAAAGGTAAGGATCTAACACCCTACTTACCACCAAATGCGATGATTCTTGATTTAGGAAGCGGTCGCGGGAGATTCCCTTTTGAATTAGTAAATCTAGGATTTAGGGTTATTGGTCTTGAATATGTAAAAGAAATAGTTGATAAAAATAACGAAGAAATAAAAATAAATAAAATATCTGACAAAATCAGATTTATAGAAGGAGATGTTTTAGATGTACCTTTTGCAGACAATAGTTTTGATGGTGTTGTAGATTTTGGATTACTTCAGCATTTGGATAGAAGTGACTGGCTAACCTATATGCAAGAATCTTTAAGAGTTTTAAAAAGTGGAGGTTATTTTTTACTAGTTTTATTATCAAAAGAAACAGAGCAGTATTTAACATGGAATCCTAAAAAAGATTTAAATGGAGACTTTGAAAACGAAGGTGTTTTATATCATTTTTTTACACTAGACGAATTGATAAAATTATTTGGCGACAATGCTACTCTAGAGCATCAGAAAATTGATTATATAAAAGACAAAGAAAATCTTGCGTATATAGTCACCTTGTTTCGTAAAAAATAA
- a CDS encoding tyrosine-type recombinase/integrase, with product MHVRGQSSSTMKKNTQNYYLIALRRFLKYLMKRGISAISPDAIELAKIKERHLDLISVDELNRLLKAPDTEEIGSLRDRAILELFFSTGLRLSELCSLNRDLDLSKDEFSIRGKGEKVRVVFLSDTAKSAIRAYLKKRVDTDEPMFVQHARNKGQGGGRLTQRSIERIVKHYAIKAGISKKVTPHVIRHSFATDLLSNGADIRSVQMMLGHANIATTQIYTHVTDKQLRDVHKKFHSKK from the coding sequence ATGCATGTTCGTGGGCAGTCTAGCTCTACAATGAAGAAAAACACTCAAAACTATTACTTAATAGCGCTTCGAAGATTTCTAAAATACCTGATGAAGCGCGGAATTAGTGCAATATCCCCCGATGCAATAGAGCTCGCAAAGATCAAGGAAAGACATCTAGATCTTATAAGTGTAGATGAGCTAAACAGACTCTTGAAAGCTCCAGACACAGAAGAAATCGGTTCTCTTAGAGATCGTGCGATATTGGAACTTTTTTTCTCGACAGGTCTTCGCTTGTCAGAGTTATGTTCTTTGAATCGAGATTTAGATTTATCTAAAGATGAATTTTCAATTCGAGGTAAAGGTGAAAAGGTTCGTGTGGTTTTTCTGTCCGATACTGCAAAATCTGCAATACGTGCTTATTTAAAAAAGCGCGTTGATACAGATGAGCCAATGTTCGTTCAGCACGCTCGCAATAAAGGTCAGGGTGGTGGACGTTTAACACAAAGGTCAATTGAAAGAATTGTAAAACACTATGCAATAAAGGCCGGTATTTCCAAGAAAGTTACTCCGCACGTAATACGTCACTCTTTTGCAACAGACCTACTCTCAAACGGCGCTGATATTCGCTCTGTGCAGATGATGCTTGGGCATGCAAATATTGCTACAACTCAAATATATACACACGTAACAGACAAACAACTTCGAGATGTACACAAAAAGTTTCATTCAAAGAAATAA
- a CDS encoding N-acetylmuramoyl-L-alanine amidase, with amino-acid sequence MKKIIFCVMCVVLLLPLYAQDFVIHDELSRFNKDAVPREKTIGIINHDTQGDWPGTRTWVQCPNYGPPLTNYLINRAGRIELICDDWREADHAGDSYYAGDTGVSRFFIGIEYVGFYNLELTPIQAAAGKWLNDSLKRKYPDIIDERILPHTFVACWYPNDPKNPHPGFYTRGRKSDGIRFVEPYWMDKLGLKAKPLYDIDQVMSDSVYASDAFNRKCYGRTFSKSDLLAIRKSLIPDRDTALALASIEVLPIECIPVNEYLGYIVLPNNIKSIYYEHQFLYPSGDAVLSRNKFFKKRS; translated from the coding sequence ATGAAAAAAATTATTTTTTGTGTAATGTGTGTAGTTTTATTACTACCACTTTATGCGCAAGACTTTGTAATTCACGATGAACTTAGTCGTTTCAACAAAGATGCCGTTCCTCGTGAAAAAACTATTGGAATCATAAATCATGACACCCAAGGAGATTGGCCCGGAACAAGAACTTGGGTTCAATGTCCAAACTATGGCCCACCGCTTACAAATTACTTAATCAACCGTGCGGGTAGGATTGAGTTGATATGTGATGATTGGCGAGAAGCTGATCATGCAGGAGATTCTTATTATGCGGGTGATACTGGTGTATCCAGATTTTTTATAGGAATTGAATATGTTGGTTTCTACAATCTAGAACTTACTCCCATCCAAGCTGCTGCAGGTAAATGGCTCAACGATTCCCTTAAAAGAAAGTATCCAGATATTATTGATGAGCGTATACTCCCACATACTTTTGTAGCCTGTTGGTATCCAAATGACCCAAAGAATCCTCATCCTGGATTTTATACTCGAGGCAGAAAAAGTGACGGGATTCGTTTCGTGGAGCCCTATTGGATGGACAAACTTGGCCTCAAAGCAAAACCACTTTATGATATTGACCAGGTTATGAGTGATAGTGTATATGCAAGCGATGCATTTAATAGGAAATGCTACGGTAGGACATTTTCTAAGTCAGATCTACTTGCAATACGTAAGTCATTAATTCCAGATAGAGACACTGCTTTGGCTCTTGCTTCTATTGAAGTACTTCCAATTGAATGCATACCAGTAAATGAGTATTTAGGATATATTGTTTTACCAAATAATATCAAAAGTATTTATTACGAACATCAATTCCTTTATCCATCTGGAGATGCGGTCTTGTCTAGAAATAAATTTTTTAAAAAAAGATCTTAA
- a CDS encoding HD domain-containing protein, with translation MIENRQTFIERLKRHSASSFDVDMIMLAYDVSKEAHRTHTRDSGERYFEHPRALVIIALDELGWYDRDVICALFLHDAGEDSPIFGNRTAGWDSFVSTATYRISRMFNENVAEIVIALTKPEVDGIRFFVKKETGEYYLSNIMKEEKVLRCKAIDRLHNLRTSGSDTLAVIKKSKRTLEETKEVYLPLFRKINGVDGVKEKLLHKITTECKRLEIETVGDSEKRLQQEDDQKWKEIGELCDW, from the coding sequence ATGATAGAAAACAGACAAACATTTATTGAAAGATTGAAAAGACATAGTGCGAGTAGCTTCGATGTCGACATGATTATGCTTGCATATGATGTATCCAAAGAAGCTCACAGAACTCATACTCGTGATAGCGGTGAAAGATATTTTGAGCACCCTAGAGCCCTGGTGATTATCGCTCTTGATGAACTTGGTTGGTATGACAGAGATGTAATATGCGCATTGTTCTTGCACGACGCAGGAGAAGATTCTCCAATATTTGGCAACAGAACCGCAGGTTGGGATAGTTTTGTAAGCACTGCAACATATCGTATCAGTAGAATGTTTAACGAAAATGTCGCAGAAATAGTGATCGCACTTACAAAACCGGAAGTTGATGGTATTAGATTTTTCGTTAAAAAAGAAACAGGGGAGTACTATCTGTCGAATATTATGAAAGAAGAAAAAGTGCTTCGTTGTAAAGCCATAGATAGACTTCATAACCTTAGGACAAGCGGATCAGATACTTTAGCGGTTATCAAAAAAAGTAAGAGAACTTTGGAAGAAACAAAAGAAGTATATTTACCACTTTTCAGAAAAATTAATGGAGTAGATGGTGTTAAGGAAAAACTTTTACATAAAATTACTACTGAATGTAAGCGTCTAGAAATTGAAACAGTAGGAGATTCAGAAAAAAGATTACAACAAGAGGATGACCAGAAGTGGAAAGAAATTGGAGAATTGTGTGATTGGTAA
- a CDS encoding HD domain-containing protein: MQTKEPKYFRIRANEEKIKFIIEKTDISAEIILKAQKVAVQNPYHGFGHELGVTESGIMIAEACGCNRYDINTIALALLFHDADHRGIHNPEDEERAAIAMMSSLSKKDLKICGVSPILAQQRIRDFILSTRFSVHGKSGDLGVCIVQDADIASIGRGPEYWLWATMGLVDEFNNQHEKPITPFNFIHTEQVKFLEVLESSSINGEIFLTSGARKIFYDPYESLEIMLSWPEEAIDWAYSVRFEDLTFEEFQEGLNKII, from the coding sequence ATGCAGACAAAAGAACCAAAGTATTTTCGTATTCGCGCAAACGAAGAGAAAATCAAATTCATTATTGAAAAAACAGATATCTCAGCTGAGATTATTCTAAAGGCTCAGAAAGTTGCCGTGCAAAACCCATATCATGGATTTGGTCATGAGCTCGGTGTGACTGAGAGTGGGATTATGATCGCAGAAGCATGTGGTTGCAATAGATATGACATAAATACTATTGCCTTAGCTCTACTCTTTCATGACGCTGATCATAGAGGGATTCACAATCCAGAAGATGAAGAACGTGCTGCTATTGCAATGATGTCTTCTCTATCAAAAAAGGATTTGAAGATTTGTGGAGTATCACCTATTCTTGCTCAACAAAGGATTCGTGACTTTATACTCTCTACCAGATTCTCTGTTCATGGGAAATCTGGAGACTTGGGTGTGTGTATTGTTCAAGACGCAGACATTGCTTCTATTGGAAGAGGTCCGGAGTATTGGCTCTGGGCAACTATGGGGTTGGTCGATGAATTCAACAATCAACATGAAAAACCCATAACACCTTTTAATTTTATTCACACAGAGCAGGTTAAGTTCCTTGAGGTTTTAGAAAGTTCTTCTATCAATGGAGAAATATTTCTCACAAGTGGAGCTAGAAAAATATTCTACGATCCATACGAATCCCTTGAGATCATGCTCTCTTGGCCAGAGGAAGCTATAGATTGGGCATATTCTGTTCGCTTTGAAGATCTGACCTTCGAAGAATTCCAAGAAGGATTAAATAAAATAATATAA
- the xth gene encoding exodeoxyribonuclease III produces the protein MKIISWNVNGIRAVHKKGLFVPFIEKYKPDIICLQETKAQEHQSEVDLPEYEEYWNSAERPGYSGTAIFTKIKPIKIINGIPDKIAKKFGLKDDLYGDPNSEGRVIAAEFKKFFVVTVYTPNSKDDLSRIPLRYKKWDPAFLAFIKELEKNKPVIFCGDLNVAHTPLDLARPKENVGKKGFTSEEREGIDKIIKADFIDTFRIFKKDSGHYTWWSHFAAARARNIGWRIDYFFASKKLVSKIISAKILDEQIGSDHCPILLEVKD, from the coding sequence ATGAAAATTATAAGTTGGAATGTAAATGGTATCAGAGCAGTTCACAAAAAAGGATTGTTTGTTCCGTTTATAGAAAAATACAAGCCAGATATTATCTGCCTACAAGAAACAAAAGCACAAGAGCACCAATCAGAAGTTGATCTGCCAGAATATGAAGAGTATTGGAATTCAGCCGAACGTCCAGGTTATAGTGGTACAGCAATTTTCACAAAGATAAAACCAATAAAAATAATTAATGGTATTCCAGATAAAATAGCAAAAAAGTTTGGGTTAAAAGATGATTTATACGGAGATCCAAATTCTGAAGGTCGTGTAATTGCTGCTGAATTTAAAAAGTTTTTTGTAGTTACTGTGTATACACCAAATTCAAAAGATGACCTATCGCGTATTCCTCTCCGATACAAAAAATGGGATCCGGCATTTCTAGCTTTCATAAAAGAACTAGAGAAAAATAAGCCTGTTATATTTTGCGGGGATTTAAATGTTGCTCACACTCCCCTCGACCTTGCTCGACCGAAAGAGAATGTTGGTAAAAAAGGTTTTACATCAGAAGAGAGAGAAGGAATAGATAAAATAATCAAAGCGGATTTCATAGATACTTTTCGTATTTTTAAAAAAGATTCTGGTCATTACACATGGTGGAGTCACTTTGCGGCTGCTCGAGCTAGAAATATTGGTTGGCGCATAGATTATTTCTTTGCTTCTAAAAAACTTGTTTCAAAAATAATTTCAGCAAAAATATTAGACGAACAAATAGGTTCTGATCACTGCCCTATTTTACTCGAAGTAAAAGACTAG
- a CDS encoding TraR/DksA C4-type zinc finger protein: MKYFKEKLEGEQANLLGELKGLGAIRNPETNDWDAIPEESVPEADENDRADRTEDYEEKTALVNTLKNRLHDVEDALGKIGKSSFGKCEVCGEDIEKERLEANAAAPTCIKHINN, from the coding sequence ATGAAATATTTTAAAGAAAAACTAGAGGGCGAACAAGCAAATTTATTGGGCGAATTAAAGGGACTAGGTGCTATTAGAAACCCTGAAACAAATGACTGGGACGCGATTCCAGAAGAATCAGTACCTGAAGCAGATGAAAACGACAGAGCTGACAGGACTGAGGATTATGAAGAAAAAACAGCTTTGGTGAATACGTTGAAAAATCGCCTACATGATGTTGAGGATGCATTGGGTAAAATCGGGAAAAGTAGTTTTGGTAAATGTGAAGTTTGTGGAGAAGATATAGAAAAAGAAAGATTAGAAGCAAACGCAGCTGCTCCAACTTGTATAAAACACATAAATAACTAA
- the rpsO gene encoding 30S ribosomal protein S15, whose protein sequence is MLTVKKKQTVIKKSQVHEKDTGSPEVQIAILSASIDELTTHLKKHKKDDHSRRGLIKMVGDRRSHLKYLEKKDKTRHAAAVKKIKE, encoded by the coding sequence ATGCTTACAGTAAAGAAAAAACAAACAGTTATAAAAAAGAGCCAGGTTCATGAAAAGGACACTGGTTCACCAGAAGTGCAGATAGCTATCCTATCGGCTTCTATTGACGAACTTACAACTCATCTTAAAAAACACAAGAAAGATGACCACTCAAGACGAGGACTCATCAAAATGGTTGGAGACCGCAGATCACATCTTAAATACCTCGAGAAGAAAGATAAGACACGCCACGCTGCAGCTGTTAAAAAGATAAAAGAATAA